The genomic region AGATTGTTGATCAATTAAATATTCTTGTGGTATTACATGTAGTATATGATGTTCATTAAGAATTTGAATAGATTTTGCAATATGTATTACGTTTTCCAAATCTTCTTTTGTTACTTCGTTTTCAGAAATAGGTACAATACCTATTTCATTGTAACAATTAATATGTTTATTAGATAAAGATAAATATACAGAAGAAATTCGACAATCTGACATAGTTTCAGCTTTATTAATAGATTCTTGTATAGAAGAAACTAGCGCATCTAAATTATTAATTCTACCTTTATCTATTCCCTTAGATTTAGAAACTCCTAACCCAATTATTTTAATTGTATTATCTATTAAAACCTCTCCTACTAAAGTTACTACCTTGGTAGTTCCAATTTCCAATCCAACAACTAGTTTTCTGTCTTTTGATATGATCATTTTTCTTTGACCTGTACTTATTTCTTTAAATTTTTACTTTTTTAGTAAAAATATATCTTGTTTTTTTATATTTATGATATATTAAAATTGAATATAAGACAGAATTACGTATATTTTTTAATAGATTTAAAGTGTATTTTTATACAATATTATACACTTTTTTAAGTTTTTAAAATTTAGATAGTCATGTTTAGTATTAATAACACTAATTCATCAAATGATAATCCTATTTTTTTTGCTGATATAGGAACTAAACTTCGATTTGTCATTCCGGGAATAGTATTTATTTCTAATAACCAAAATTGATTATTATTATCTAATATAAAATCAATTCTTCCACATCCACTGCATCCTATTATATTCCATGCTAATAAAGCTATTTTTTTCAGTTCTTTTTCTTGTATAACAGATAATCCACTTGGACAGATGTATTGTGTAGAAGAAGCGATATATTTAGCATTGTAATCATAAAAACTATTTTGAGTAGAAATCATAATAGTAGGCAGTATTTTGTTACCAAGAATAGAAACTGTGTATTCTTGTCCTTTTATAAATTTTTCAATAAGAATATTATTATCATATTTAAAAGCTATATTAATGGCATTATCAATTTGTTTCAAAGAAGAAACTAAAGTCATTCCTATACTCGAACCTTGATTATTGGGTTTAATTAAGACAGGTAATCCTAGTTTTAATATTTTTTGAATTATGTTTTGATTTAATAATTTTGTATTTTTTTTTTATATAAATATCAGGAGCTGTTTTAAGACCAGAAGATTTCCATAATAATTTAGTTCTAAATTTATCTATAGAAATAGAAGAAGCCATAATGCCACTTCCGGTATAAGGAATATTTAAATATTGAAGTACTCCTTGAATACTTCCATCTTCACCTCCTTTTCCATGTAATGCAATATATGCTTTATCAAAGTCTTCATTTTTTAATTTTGTTATACAAACATCACGTGTATCAATAGGATGTGCGTCTAATCCAGATTTTAATAAACTTGCAAGTACAGCATGCCCGGATTGAATAGAAATGTTTCGTTCAAAAGATGTTCCACCTAATAAAACTGCTATTTTTTTTTTCATATTATCACTTTTTTAGTATTTTTTATTAAGAATTTATTTATTATATCATCTATGTTTCCAGCGCCTTGTATTAAAATAATATCATTTCCATTTAACTTAGGAATAATTATATCTAATATTAAGTTATAATCAGTAATATATTTTACATAAATCTTATTTAGATTTTTTATATCTTTATAAAGAGAAAAACTATTTCTTTTGGTAATAAACTTTTCATTTGCAGAATATACTTTTAATATAACAAGAATATCTACTTGAGATAAAACTTTTATAAAATTATCATATAAATAATGTGTTCTTGTATATCGATGAGGTTGAAAAATCATTATTAAGTTTTTTTTTGGCCAACTAATTCGTATTGTTTCAATTGTTTCAGACAATGCGGTCGGATGATGTCCATAATCATCTATTAACATAGTATTAAAATTATTGCCTATATTATTTTTTATTAAGAAGTATCCAAGAAATTCAAATCTTCTACAAGTACCTTGGAATTTTTTCAAAGATGCAATTATATCATGTTTTTTAATTCCTATATGTATTGCTAAAGAAATAGCAGCTGCTGCGTTTAATGCATTGTGTTTACCAGGAATATTTAATTTTATATTTAAATGATCTTGATTTTTTATAATTATTTTAAAATATCCAGTAAATAAATGCTGTTTATAGGAAACAATTTGAATGTCTGCATTTTCATTAAATCCATATGTAATAATTTTGCATCTAATATTAGATAGAATTTTGGAAATTGTTTTATTATCTATACAAACTATAGCTGTTCCGTATAATGGTATTTTTTTTAAAAAATTCAAAAATGTTTTTTTTAATTTTTCAAAACTGTTATTATAATAATCCATATGATCAGATTCAATATTAGTTACAATGCTTATTGTAGGATTTAAATATAAAAAAGACGAGTCGCTTTCATCCGCTTCTACAATAAAGTAACAAGAAGAACCAAGTTTTGCATAAGAATGAATTGATTTTATTAAACCTCCATTAATAACAGTAGGATTTAAACCATTTTGAATAAATATATCTGAAATCATCGAAGTAGTGGTAGTTTTGCCATGCGTTCCAGAAATAGCTATTCCAAATTTATATTGCATTAATATTTCAAGCATTTCTGCTCTTAATAATACAGGAATGCCAAGTTTTTGAGCTGCAACAAGTTCTTGATTTATTGACAGAATAGCACTAGATTTGATAATAAAATCAACATTTTGAATATTTTTTGAAGAATGTTCAAAATATATCTTTGCTCCTAAATTGATTAATTCTTTAGTTATTGAATTGTTCAATAAATCAGATCCGCTGATTTTATGACCTAATTTTAATAAAATTAAAGCCATTCCTCCCATTCCTGAACCACCTATTCCAATTAAATGAATATTTTTTTTTTACAATAAAAAAAATTGTTTTTTTTTATATTTTCTTTGTTCATAATATATTAGCTTTATTAAGTTTTTATTTTAACATGTTAAATTTATATTATTTTGAGTTATGCCATCAATAATATCGGCTATTTTAATAGTTGAATCACGAATACCTAAAGAATAAGCTTTTTTCGACATAATAAAAAGTTTTTTTCTATCTAATGAATTAAGTATGCTAACCATTAATGAAATATTAAAATTAGATTGATCAATAATTTTTGCTGCACCAATTTTTTCTAATTCTTTTGCATTATGATGCTGTTGCTTATCTTTATGTGGATAAGGTACAAATATTGCAGCTAATCCTACAATAGATATTTCACTGACAGTTAAAGCACCAGATCGACAAACAACAATATCAGCCCATTCGTATGCATAAGCTATGTTTTTTATGAAACAAGTAACAATGTTGTTATTCAGTCCATTTTGTTGATATGTTTTTTTAGTTTCCTGAAATGCAGAATAACCTGTTTGATGCCAAACAATAATTTTTTCTCGTAATAGCAATGAAACTTTTGGTATAATATAATTCAAAATTGAAGCACCTTGACTGCCTCCAATAACTAGTACTCGCAAAGGACCATTTCTATTTTTAAATCGATTTTCAGGTAAAGGGATATCAAGAATACTTTGACATACTGGATTACCTACGACTTCAGCATCAGTTAAAGCTCCAGGAGATGCTTGTATATTTTTAGTAGATATTTTAGATAGCCAGCGATTTGTAATACCTGCAATTTTATTTTGTTCATGCAATATTAATGGAATATTAGAATTCCAAGCAGCTACACCACCTGGTCCCGATACATATCCTCCCATTCCTAATACAATATCTGGAGACCATTTTTTTATAATTTTTTTAACTTGATAATAAGCACTTAATATATATATTGGAGAAAAAATTAAATTTTTTAAACTAGCATTACGTAATCCTTTAATTTTAATAAAGTGAATTTTAATACCATATTGAGGCACAATTTCTGATTCTATTTTATTTCTTGTTCCTATCCAATTTATATGCCATCCCTTTTTGATTAGACAACGTGCTATAGTTAGTGCTGGAAAAACATGACCACCACTACCACCTGCTAAAATTATTATTTTTTTAGGAAGAATCATGTAAATCCTCTAGGAAATGCTTGTGATTTGCTTAATTTTATTTCAAAATCTATTCTTAATAGTAAAAAAATAGCTATTGAGTTAACAATTAAACTAGAGCCACCATAACTAATAAATGGAAATGTCAGTCCTTTAGTAGGTAAAAGACCAGTAACAGTACAAACATTGATCAATGTTTGGAAACTAAACCAAATTCCAATAGAACAGGCTAAAAATCCTGAAAAGTTTTGTTTTTTTTCTAAAGCACTTTGTCCGATGCGCATAGCTCGAAAACAAATAGTAAAAATTATAGACAATGTTATAAAACAACCAATATAACCTAGTTCTTCACCTATAATAGAAAAAATAAAATCACTATGTGCATCAGGAAGATAGTTAAGTTTTTGTATTGAATTACCTAATCCTTCACCTAAAATATTACCACGTCCTAATGCTATTAATGATTGTGTTAATTGATATCCAGTACCAAATGGATCCTGCCAAGGATTCCAAAAAGACAATATTCTTTTAATGCGATAAGGTTCTAAGAATATTAACAATATAATTATTAATATACTACTGATAATAATTATAAAAAATTGTCCTATTTTTGCACCAGAAAGAAAAAGAATAGATAAGCTAGTAAAAAGTAAGACTATTACACTTCCTAGATCTGGTTCTATTAACAATAGAGTTGATTGTATTATTACAATAGTTATAGGTTTTAAAAATCCCCAGAAATGATTTTGGACTTCATTAGATTTTCGTGATATGTAATTGGATATATAGCAAAAAGAAGAAATTTTACATATTTCAGAAGGTTGTATATTTAACAAACCTATATTAATCCATCGAGAAGACCCATGTATCGAATGTCCTATTAAAAGAACAAAAAATAATAATATTATTGAAATAATTAGCATGAAACTGCTATATTTTTCCCAAAAAATCATTGGTATACGTAAAAAAATAAAAGATAATAAAAATATTAACAAAATATAAAATATTTCTCTTTTTATAAAAAAAAATGGATCTTGATATAAGCTTTCACCTATTGCAATGGATGAAGAGAAAACCATAATTAGACCAATAGATAATATACTTAAAGTTAACCATAATAATATACGATCATATAACATGATATACAAATCTTTTGAATTATCTATATTTGTGAAATTTTCTTTTTTTGTTTTTATGACCATATTAAGAAGTAAGTTCCTTGGTTAATTTTATAAAAAGATTACCTCTCTCTTCAAAGTTAGAAAATTGATCTAAACTACTACAACCAGGCGATAAAAGTACAACATCTCCTGATTCAACTTGCTTTGAAATTAACTTCATAGCTTGCTTTAAATTTTGAACACATATAGATTTTTTTTTACATATTTGAAAAAGTTTATCTCTATCTTTTCCAAAACAATAAATCTTTATTTTTAATTTTTTGAAATAAACTCGTAATATATCAAAGTTTGCTGATTTACTATCTCCTCCTAATAACAATCGTATTGTTCCTTTTATATTTAAAGAATCTAAAGCTGTTTTAGTACTATAAACATTAGTAGATTTAGAATCATTTATCCAATTTATTCCGCGACTATTTTTTATAACTTGGAATCTATGTGGTAAAGTTAAAAAATTTTTTATTGTATCCAAAGTTTCTTTTCTAGGAAATAGCATTGCATCAGAAATTGCTAAAGATACTAATGCATTATCATAATTATGATTACCATATAATAATATCTGTTGACTATTTAGTATTTTTTTTTGTTTACAATATAAAATAGAGTATTCTTTTTTATGATCTGTATAATAATCACTATTTTTCATTCCAAAACTAATTTTGTTTTTATTTTTAATAAGATGATTTATATTTTCTTTAGAATTAATTATACAAATATCTGCTTGATCATAAATAGATAATTTGATTTTTTTATATTGTTCATATCCATTGATATATCGATCCATATGATCTTCTTTAATATTTAAAACAACAGCTATTTTTGATTTTAAATTAAATATATTTTCGAGTTGAAAACTAGATAATTCTATTATGTATAAATTAGCTTTTTTATCAAGCATTTGTAGTGCAGGAAAACCAATATTTCCACCTAAACAGACTTTATAACCTGCATTTTGTGCAATTTTTTTAACCATTGTAGCTACTGTGCTTTTTCCATTTGTACCTGTTATTGAAATAATGGGAGCATTTGCTTCTCTGGAAAATAATTCAATATCGCTAATAATTTCAATTCCTAATGAACGAGCTTTAATCAAAATAGGTTTAAATGAAGAAATTCCTGGACTTATGATAATTAAATCTGACTCTAATATCCATTTATGTTCTAAACTTCCTAAGTAATATTCAATGTTTTTAGGAAGCTTAACAAAATGAATAGAATTTTTAGATTCATCAATAATTTTTACTTTAATACCTTTTTTTAAAAAAAAATTAATACATGATATTCCTGTTAAGCCCATACCTAAAATCAATATCTTTTTACCAAAATAACTATATGACATTAAAATACCTTTAAGGAAAGAAGACTTATTAAAAGTAATATAAAAGAAATAATCCAAAATCTGACAACAATTAAAGGTTCTGATATACCTTTTATTTCATAATGATGATGGATAGGAGCCATTTTAAAAATTCTTTTTTTTCTTATTTTAAATGATATAATTTGCAAAATTACAGATATTGTTTCTAAAACAAAAATTCCTCCCATTATGATTAATAATAATTCTTGATGCAATAATATTGCTATCGTTCCTAAAGCGCCACCTAATGATAATGATCCCACATCTCCCATAAATAATTTAGCTGGATAGCTATTAAACCATAAAAATCCTAATGCTGATCCAATAATAGCACTACATAATACAGCTAATTCTTCTGAATTTTTCACATAATTAATATTTAAATAATGACAATTGTTTATATTGTTACTAAATAAAGATATTAGTGCGAAACCACATGTTAAAAAAATAATTGGCATAGTAGCTAAACCATCTAATCCATCAGTTAAATTAACTGCATTGCTTGTTCCAACAATAATAAAATAAGATAGAAATATATATAAATAACTTATTTCCAAATTATTTTTTTCATAAAAAGGGATTATTAATCGAGTAGATATAATATTATGATTATTAATACTCATTATATAGATAAGTATAATAGCCAGAATAGATAACCAAAAATATTTCCATTTTAATAACAATCCTTTAGTGTTGTTATATTTTATTTTTTTGTAATCATCTATAAAACCTATTAATCCATATCCTAGCAAAATACTAATAACATACCAAATATAAACATTAGATAAGTCACAATAAAAAATTGTTGAAAAAAATATAGAAAATATAATAAATATTCCACCCATAGTAGGTATATTTTTTTTTAAAAAATGCGTTTTTGGTCCATTATGTCGTATAATTTGATATTTTTTAAATTTTTTAAAATAATTTATCCAATACAAACCAATAAATAAGTTCATAATAAAAGAAGTTAGCAAGCTAAATATTGCACGATATGCAATATGAGAAATAATATTTAAATGAGAGTTAAAAATTTTATTTAGTAAAATCAACATTTTTTTTGCTCTCCTTAACAAGATATTGTACTACTTGTTCCATTTTTGTATTACGTGAACCTTTGACTAATATTGTAATTTTTTTTTTCTTTAAAAATATTTTTTTTAAATGTTTATTTAATGTTTTTTTATCAAAAAAATGTTTACTATTATTAAAAATTTTTGTGATTTCATGACTTATAGTGCCAATGCTAAAAATTTTATTAATATTAGATAAATTAGCAGTATTACCTATCATTTTATGATATAAAATACTATTTTTTCCCAATTCAGACATATCTCCTATAACTAGTATTTTATAACCTGGCATTTTATCTAATACCTTAATAGCTGAAATCATAGAAGAAACATTAGAATTATAAGTATCATCAATTAAAATTTTATTAGGATTTAATATAATAGACTCTAGTCTTCCAGATATGATAGGAGTATTTAATAATCCTATTTTTATAATTTTTAAAGGTATGTTTAAAGAAAAAGAAAGTGCACTAGCTGCTAATGCATTAGAAACATTATGATGACCGAGGAAAGGTAATAAAATATTTATTTTTCCACATGGTGTATGCATTGTAAAAGAAGTGCCATATAAATTAATTTTAATATTACTAGAAAAAAAATGGCTATATTTTTTTTTTTTATAGAAAAATATAAGATATTTCTTTGTTTTATTTCTTTCTTCCATTGTGAAAGATGATTACTATCCAAATTAATAATCACTGTTCCATTAGATTTTAAACCGGAAAATATTTCTGATTTTGCTCTAGATACTCCTAATAATGATTTAAATCCTTGTAAATGAGCGTATTGAATATTATTTATTAATATAATCTCTGGTTTAGTAATATTACTAGTATAAGTAATTTCTCCTGGTTTATTTGCGCCTAACTCAACTACTGCATATTTATGGTTTTTTGTTAACTGTAGCAAAGTCATAGGAACACCAATCTTATTATTTAAATTATCAATTGTAGATATTGTACTTCCAGTTTGTCTTAGTATTGAAGCAGTCATTTCTTTAACCGAAGTTTTTCCGCAAGAGCCAGTAATAGCTAATACTTGTGCATATGTTTGTTTACGAATCCAAGAAGCTATCTGACCTAATGCAATAGATGTATTTTCTACTAAAATATAAGAAATATGACATATTATTTTTTTTTGTATTATAATACTAGAACAACCTTTTTTAATTGCATCGTCTATAAAGATATGAGCATCAAATTTTTTGCCTATTAAAGCAATAAAAAGACAACCAGGAATAATTTTATTAGTATCAATTACAATGTTATCTATGAATAAATCCTTTCCATATAGCTGCCCTTTAGTAATTTCAGCAATTTTTTTTAATGACAAAGTAATCATATCTGATTTCCTAATAATTTTAAAACTATCATTTTGTCTGAATGATATGTGTGTTGATCTTGAATAATCTGTTCTTCTTCATGTCCTTTTCCAGCTATTAAAATTATATGATTATGTTTTGCTTTTGAAAAAGCATAAGATATTGCATTTTTTCTATTACTAATAACTAATATGTTTTTTTTATTTTTGCATCCTTTTAAAATATCTTGGATAATTTCTAATTCTTTTTCATGTCTTGGATTATCATTAGTTAGAATAACTTTATTTGCTATTTTTTCTGCAATAGATCCCATTATCGGACGTTTCTTTTTATCTCTTTCTCCTCCACATCCAAAAATACACCATATATATTTTTTATAATGTAAACGAATAGCATTAAGAGTTTTTTTTAAGGCATCAGGAGTATGAGCATAATCAATAATAAAAATTGGTTTTTTATTGACTGAAAATATTTGCATTCGACCTTGTATAGTTTTTATTTGAGTGCATGTTCTGATTAATTCATACAAACTATGGCCTAATTCTAAAAGACAAGCTAATGATAGTAGTATATTGTATACATTAAAATCACCAATGAGACAAGATGATATCTTGCCTTCTCCCCAACTTGATTGAAACGTGATATAAATTAAATTATTGTTATGTTCAATATTAGTAGCATTAATCCATTTTGTAGCATACTTTTTTTGTATACTATTTTTAATAGTAACTGCTATTGTATAGCAGTTTAATAATTTTTTTAACCATATTTTCCCATATTTATCATCAGCATTTAATATAATCTTTTTTACTTTATGTTTGCTAAATAGCAACCATTTTGCTGATTGATAGTTTTTCATGTTTTGATGATAGTCTAAATGATCTTGTGTTAAATTGGTAAAAATAGCAATTTCAAAAGGTACTGCTCGAACGCGATTTTGAATTAAACCATGCGAAGACACTTCTATTGTGACTAATTTAGTTTTTTTTTCTAATGCTATTGATAAAAAAGAATGAATAAAAATAGCAGAAGGAGTTGTGTTTTTTGTAGAATATAGAGAACCATAAAAACCGTTTCCTAAAGTTCCCATTGTTGCAGTTTTATTGCCTAAAATTTCACTCCATTGATTAATTAATTGAGTTACAGTAGTTTTTCCATTAGTACCAGTGACTCCAACTATTTTTAGTTTTTTTCCTGGTTTTTTATAAAAACGACTTGCTAATATAGAAATATTTTTAGATAATTCAAAGAAATATATTATAGGAATATTATCAATGTATTTGAGTGTACCGTGAATTTCTTTGCTTTGAGTTTCATATAAAATTGCTGATACTTTTTTATAAATAGCTTCATTAATAAAATTACGTCCATCTTTTTTTTCTCCCGGAATAGCTATAAATAAATCTCCTGGAGTTAAAGTTCTACTATCTGCATTTAATTTTAGAATATGTATATCAGGAATTTTTTTAATCCATGGTAATAATAAATATTTTAATTCAATTTTATTCATTTATTTTTTTGTTAATAACTCATTATTTTTTTATAAATCATCTTCTGGGATATTCATCTGTTTTAATATTAATTTCATAATACTACTAAATATTGGAGCAGAAACTGCACCTCCATAATATTTTTTTCCTTTAGGATTATCAATAACAATTATTAATGAAAACTTTGGATTGCTAGCCGGTGCAATACCTGCTGTATAAGCTGTATATTTATTGATATAATATCCATGAATTCCTACTTTTTTTGCAGTACCGGTTTTAATAGCAACACGATATCCTTTGACTGCTGCTTGTAAACCTCCTCCACCTGGTTTAGCAACACTTTCCATCATATTAATGACATTTTGTACGTATATTTTGGGAAAAACTCTTTTTCCTTCTTTAATATTATCAGATTTAATAATAGAAAGAGGACGATAAATCCCGTAACTCCCGATAGTAGCATATAATCGTGCTAATTGAAGAGGAGTCACCATAAGTCCATACCCAAATGAAAAAGTAGCTTTATCTAAATTAGACCATTTTTTTTTTTTAGGTACAATTCCTTTATTTTCTCCAACTAATCCTAATTCAGTTGGTTGTCCTAATCCAAACTTGATATAACTATCAACTAATTCTAAAATTGGTATAGAGGAAGCAATTTTTGATATTCCTACATTACTTGATTTTTGCAATATTCCAGTTATATTAAGTTTATCGTGATAAGAAACATCTTTTATTTGATGTTTGTTTATTAAATAAGGTTTAGTATTTATTACTGAGTTCTTTTGAATTGTTCCAAGTTTTAATGCTTCCATAATTACTATTGGTTTTATTGTTGAACCTGGTTCAAAAATATCTGTAATTGCTTTATTTTTAATATTTTTTTGTTCAACATATTTAATATTATTAGGATTATATGAAGGACTGTTTGCTATAGCTAAAATTTCTCCAGTCTTAATGTCAATTAAAACTGCAATTCCAGAATCAGCTTTATTTTTTTTTACTCCTTCATTTAATTTTTCATATACAATTGTTTGTAACTTTTTATCAATACTTAGTGTTATGTTATTAGATGTGCATTGATCAATTAAAGATATATTTTCAATTACTTGTCCTTTATTATCTTTTCTTATTTTTCTTTTTCCTGGTTTTCCTGTTAGCAGTGTATTAAAACTTTTTTCTATACCTTCAATACCAACTCCATCTATATTTGTAATTCCTATTAATTGAGCTGCAATTTTTCCCGAAGGATAATATCGTTTTGACTCTTCTAATAAAAAAATTCCAGGTAATTTTAACTGTTTAATATACTCTCCGATTTCAGGAGTTATTTGACGAGCTAAATAAATAAATTTTGATTTTGGATGATACTTAATAAGTAAAATTATTTTTTTTAATGGAATAGACAGTATTTCTGATAAAGCTTGCCATTTTTTATTATTTTTAATATCTTCTTTATTAATAATTTTTGAAGGGTCTGCACAGATTGCATTAACTAGTACAGTAGCTGCTAAGGGATATCCTGATCGATCTTTAATCATTCCTCTTGTATTAAGTAAAGATTGAATTCTTAATGTTCTACGATCTCCTTCAAGAATTAGCTGATCAGGATTTATTATTTGTAAAAAAAATATACGTAGAGTTAAAATAATTAAAGATAAAACAATAAAACTGCATAATATTAAAAAACGCCAGTTTATGTATGTTTTTTTTATTAAAAAATTAATTTCTTTTTTTTTGTGCATTTTAAAATAATACTTATTAATTTATATTTTTGATTAAAAAAATTTTTATAGAATACAGCTATATTATTATTTATATTGAATTAATAGAAATCATTTTTTTACTGTAGAACAAATTGATAAAGAATTTTTTTCAATTATTAAATTTCTCCATGTATTATCTTTTTCTTTTTTTTTTAAAATTAAATTTTCTTCTTGAGTAACTAATAGTCTAGTTTTATAAACTGTAACAACAATACAAATAGCAGATAATATAATTGCTATTAACAAAATTAAATGAGTCTTTCCATATAAAAATAAATCATATTTAATTATTTTTATTAAATCATAACGTTGATTTTTCATATTGTTTTATTTCTGCTATTCGAAGTATAGAACTGCGAGCTCTAGGATTGTCATTAATTTCTTTTTTTGTAGGCAGTATTCGATCAATCATTTTTAATTTACATATTTTTAATTGATTTAATTGTTTTTCTGTAATAGGCATACCATATGGTACAGTGGCTTTTACACTATTTTTAATCATAAATTTTTTTACTATTCTATCTTCTAGAGAATGAAAACTAATAATTGATAAACGTCCTCCTGGTTTTAATATTTTCAATGCACTTTTCAATCCTTTTTTTATTTCTTCTAATTCTTGATTAATATAAATTCTAATAGCTTGAAAAGTTCTTCTTGCTGGATGTTTAAATTTGTTTTTTATTGGTATTGTTGCTCGAACAATATTAGACAATTCGAAAGTACTTGTAATTTTTTTTATTTTATTTCTATTTTTAATAGCATAAGCAATTTTTTTCGAAAAACGTTCTTCTCCAAAATTTTTCAAAACAAAAGCGATTTCTTCGACAGTACTTTTAAAAAG from Buchnera aphidicola (Artemisaphis artemisicola) harbors:
- the murG gene encoding undecaprenyldiphospho-muramoylpentapeptide beta-N-acetylglucosaminyltransferase, giving the protein MLPKKIIILAGGSGGHVFPALTIARCLIKKGWHINWIGTRNKIESEIVPQYGIKIHFIKIKGLRNASLKNLIFSPIYILSAYYQVKKIIKKWSPDIVLGMGGYVSGPGGVAAWNSNIPLILHEQNKIAGITNRWLSKISTKNIQASPGALTDAEVVGNPVCQSILDIPLPENRFKNRNGPLRVLVIGGSQGASILNYIIPKVSLLLREKIIVWHQTGYSAFQETKKTYQQNGLNNNIVTCFIKNIAYAYEWADIVVCRSGALTVSEISIVGLAAIFVPYPHKDKQQHHNAKELEKIGAAKIIDQSNFNISLMVSILNSLDRKKLFIMSKKAYSLGIRDSTIKIADIIDGITQNNINLTC
- the ftsW gene encoding cell division protein FtsW yields the protein MVIKTKKENFTNIDNSKDLYIMLYDRILLWLTLSILSIGLIMVFSSSIAIGESLYQDPFFFIKREIFYILLIFLLSFIFLRIPMIFWEKYSSFMLIISIILLFFVLLIGHSIHGSSRWINIGLLNIQPSEICKISSFCYISNYISRKSNEVQNHFWGFLKPITIVIIQSTLLLIEPDLGSVIVLLFTSLSILFLSGAKIGQFFIIIISSILIIILLIFLEPYRIKRILSFWNPWQDPFGTGYQLTQSLIALGRGNILGEGLGNSIQKLNYLPDAHSDFIFSIIGEELGYIGCFITLSIIFTICFRAMRIGQSALEKKQNFSGFLACSIGIWFSFQTLINVCTVTGLLPTKGLTFPFISYGGSSLIVNSIAIFLLLRIDFEIKLSKSQAFPRGFT
- the murD gene encoding UDP-N-acetylmuramoyl-L-alanine--D-glutamate ligase, which gives rise to MSYSYFGKKILILGMGLTGISCINFFLKKGIKVKIIDESKNSIHFVKLPKNIEYYLGSLEHKWILESDLIIISPGISSFKPILIKARSLGIEIISDIELFSREANAPIISITGTNGKSTVATMVKKIAQNAGYKVCLGGNIGFPALQMLDKKANLYIIELSSFQLENIFNLKSKIAVVLNIKEDHMDRYINGYEQYKKIKLSIYDQADICIINSKENINHLIKNKNKISFGMKNSDYYTDHKKEYSILYCKQKKILNSQQILLYGNHNYDNALVSLAISDAMLFPRKETLDTIKNFLTLPHRFQVIKNSRGINWINDSKSTNVYSTKTALDSLNIKGTIRLLLGGDSKSANFDILRVYFKKLKIKIYCFGKDRDKLFQICKKKSICVQNLKQAMKLISKQVESGDVVLLSPGCSSLDQFSNFEERGNLFIKLTKELTS
- the mraY gene encoding phospho-N-acetylmuramoyl-pentapeptide-transferase, yielding MLILLNKIFNSHLNIISHIAYRAIFSLLTSFIMNLFIGLYWINYFKKFKKYQIIRHNGPKTHFLKKNIPTMGGIFIIFSIFFSTIFYCDLSNVYIWYVISILLGYGLIGFIDDYKKIKYNNTKGLLLKWKYFWLSILAIILIYIMSINNHNIISTRLIIPFYEKNNLEISYLYIFLSYFIIVGTSNAVNLTDGLDGLATMPIIFLTCGFALISLFSNNINNCHYLNINYVKNSEELAVLCSAIIGSALGFLWFNSYPAKLFMGDVGSLSLGGALGTIAILLHQELLLIIMGGIFVLETISVILQIISFKIRKKRIFKMAPIHHHYEIKGISEPLIVVRFWIISFILLLISLLSLKVF
- a CDS encoding glutamate ligase domain-containing protein, coding for MHTPCGKINILLPFLGHHNVSNALAASALSFSLNIPLKIIKIGLLNTPIISGRLESIILNPNKILIDDTYNSNVSSMISAIKVLDKMPGYKILVIGDMSELGKNSILYHKMIGNTANLSNINKIFSIGTISHEITKIFNNSKHFFDKKTLNKHLKKIFLKKKKITILVKGSRNTKMEQVVQYLVKESKKNVDFTK
- a CDS encoding Mur ligase family protein, with the protein product MITLSLKKIAEITKGQLYGKDLFIDNIVIDTNKIIPGCLFIALIGKKFDAHIFIDDAIKKGCSSIIIQKKIICHISYILVENTSIALGQIASWIRKQTYAQVLAITGSCGKTSVKEMTASILRQTGSTISTIDNLNNKIGVPMTLLQLTKNHKYAVVELGANKPGEITYTSNITKPEIILINNIQYAHLQGFKSLLGVSRAKSEIFSGLKSNGTVIINLDSNHLSQWKKEIKQRNILYFSIKKKNIAIFFLVILKLIYMALLLQCIHHVEK